Genomic DNA from Prunus persica cultivar Lovell chromosome G1, Prunus_persica_NCBIv2, whole genome shotgun sequence:
GGATAAGGAGATTAACAAGTTTACAAACACTAGATGTGTGTCGGTGTGATGGCAACAACGATGAAGCATTCCAAATTGGGGATCTGAGAAAGTTGAACCTTGAGGAAAGTCTCACAATACAACTTGTGGCAGATGCGACAGATAAGAGCGAGATTGAGAAAGCACAATTGTGGGACAAAAAGCTATTTGATCTCACCTTTGAATTTAAAGGGCACACTCACAGTAGTAGTAGTGTAGAAATACTGAATGCCTTACGACCGCACCCAGATTTGGAATCTTTACAGATTTGGTGTCATAACGGCACCACCTGGCCCAATTGGATTCAGTCTTTACACAATTTGAGATTCCTTACCGTTGGTGAGGGGACACAGTGTGAACTTTGGCCTCTTGGGAGATTGGAGTGCCTTGAAAGACTGACCCTGTCGTGTATGAATGGAGTGAGAAAGGTCGGTATTGAATTTTTGGGATTAGAAGATCAAACCTCATTCAGAATCAGAGCACCCCAGATATTATTCCCAAAATTGAAACAACTCAGCTTTTTCTATATGGAAGAGTGGGAAGAGTGGGAAGGAGTGGAAGAGTGGACGAAAGAGGATTCTGAAATTACAATCATGCCATGCCTTTCTGAGTTAACAATTGAAGTGTGCAATTCGCTAAAAGCACTGCCAGACTTCCTCTTCAAAACACCACTGCAGAGTCTTCACATCTTATACTCTCGGACACTTGCAGAGCATTACCAAGAAGGCAAT
This window encodes:
- the LOC18791735 gene encoding putative disease resistance RPP13-like protein 1 yields the protein MGNLFNLNHLEVFMCLTLALPKGIRRLTSLQTLDVCRCDGNNDEAFQIGDLRKLNLEESLTIQLVADATDKSEIEKAQLWDKKLFDLTFEFKGHTHSSSSVEILNALRPHPDLESLQIWCHNGTTWPNWIQSLHNLRFLTVGEGTQCELWPLGRLECLERLTLSCMNGVRKVGIEFLGLEDQTSFRIRAPQILFPKLKQLSFFYMEEWEEWEGVEEWTKEDSEITIMPCLSELTIEVCNSLKALPDFLFKTPLQSLHILYSRTLAEHYQEGNGEWAKMSARIPNIRISSRL